The following proteins are encoded in a genomic region of Enterocloster clostridioformis:
- a CDS encoding AraC family transcriptional regulator — translation MKTYHNSPLLYEEGFSIIINEVATPIENSTFYYFDYDKRSHAINMDFPHFHSFYELMILLSPKAYHFVEGKRYDLIANDLVLLPPSVLHQSEYLPGPPSDRIIIGFMLPKQMNFGASGYKEILSVFNSSVPVFRFHREEQNRLYQKLNEIVSIAQDTPNVNIRNLLIHTKFTEFLFLLYEMQGLNHYVPNVENGVKEKIYTITNYIHTHYSEDISLAALADTFYISPYYLSHQFKNVTGYTVVQYIQLTRIKNAQYLLLNSPLRITQVAESTGFSSFSQFNRVFRKFCGMSPSDYKLISHHSSYRPTAPDEQQ, via the coding sequence ATGAAAACCTATCACAACTCGCCTCTTCTCTACGAAGAAGGCTTTTCCATTATTATCAACGAAGTAGCCACACCCATTGAAAACTCCACGTTTTATTACTTTGACTACGATAAACGCAGCCACGCAATCAACATGGATTTTCCTCATTTTCACAGCTTCTATGAGCTGATGATCCTCTTAAGCCCAAAAGCATACCACTTTGTAGAGGGAAAACGGTATGACCTCATTGCAAATGACCTGGTGCTCCTCCCTCCCTCTGTGCTTCATCAGTCAGAATATCTGCCCGGACCGCCCAGCGACCGCATTATCATTGGCTTTATGCTGCCAAAGCAGATGAATTTTGGCGCTTCCGGCTACAAGGAGATCCTCTCCGTATTTAACAGCTCTGTGCCTGTTTTCCGTTTCCACAGAGAGGAACAGAACCGTCTGTATCAAAAGCTCAACGAAATCGTAAGCATTGCCCAGGACACGCCAAATGTCAATATCCGTAATCTGCTTATTCATACCAAATTTACGGAATTTCTCTTTCTCCTGTATGAAATGCAGGGTTTAAACCATTATGTCCCCAATGTAGAAAACGGAGTTAAGGAAAAAATTTATACCATCACCAACTATATCCATACCCACTATAGCGAAGATATCTCCCTTGCAGCTCTGGCAGATACATTTTACATCAGTCCCTACTATCTGTCCCACCAGTTTAAAAATGTCACCGGATATACGGTTGTACAGTACATACAGCTGACCCGGATTAAAAATGCACAGTATCTCCTGCTCAATTCACCGCTGCGCATTACGCAGGTAGCGGAATCCACAGGATTTTCCAGTTTTTCACAGTTTAACCGGGTATTCCGGAAATTCTGCGGTATGTCTCCTTCAGACTACAAGCTGATTTCCCACCATTCCTCTTACCGCCCAACAGCTCCGGATGAGCAGCAGTAA
- a CDS encoding glycoside hydrolase family 2 TIM barrel-domain containing protein, whose amino-acid sequence MQIPGYFEDMNHLHVNTEPDRAYYIPASGRGCYFLDREKSDRFFLLSGIWKFEYFESVYDLPENFWNEGVIRGKEAEVPAVWQSYGEDENQYINTRYPFPFDPPFVPRENPCGLYERSFEYKSCPDAPEAFLNFEGVDSCFYVWINGTFVGYSQVSHSTSEFHITRYLKEGDNRLTVLVLKWCDGSYLEDQDKFRMSGIFRDVYVLKRPKEAVRDYFIRPYIQGNSAEISVELSFYGANRPEGLIRVLDPDGEVVLEQNWSRETEEDRICFCLENCRFWNAETPWLYTIELQTEKEWITDRFGVREIYVDNGVLFINKTAVKFHGVNRHDSDPVTGFAINRQQMETDLRLMKEHNVNAIRTSHYPNSPQYYHLFDEMGFYVMDEADNESHGTDKVFKKVDDWDTHVRQWNRWIADNPAYTEAVLDRTRRCVERDKNHASVLIWSMGNESAYGCAFEAAMAWTKERDDTRLCHYEGARYVPDVKKYDFSSMDMYSRMYPDQEEICRYFEEPDSRIFSENLPFMMCEYCHAMGNGPGDMEDYFELIHRYDGMCGGFIWEWCDHAVKTKEGFLYGGDHGEELHDGNFCVDGLVSPDRIPHPGLREFKNVYRPARIQSVDWEKGLVVLKNHMDFTDLKDYVYLKWEAVQDGKIVETGIQKELPSVPPHGSAAVQYTGRLPEGGRCFLRVRYLLRYPVSGLKEGWELGFDEAELPEAVSEKTEICGKEKLPETGRAALILDQTERRITVTGKDFTYVYDTFLGVFSEIKKGEKEYLTHPMEYNIWRAPADNDRRIRLEWERAGYDRTRVRTYSTEAHLLKDGSAELVTELSLSAVHIQRILNIKSRWQIHTDGQIRVELNVKKDMEFPFLPRFGLRLFLDKSFCQVRYCGMGPEESYPDKHRASWHGIFEGNVRTMHRPYLKPQEYGAHWDCSWCSLSGEEMGLKVTSGEAFMFQACTYTQEELSGKAHDFELEEADSTILCLDHSQSGIGSGSCGPQLLEKYQFNEPEFSRTWIITPGRTEE is encoded by the coding sequence ATGCAGATACCAGGTTATTTTGAGGATATGAACCATTTGCATGTAAATACAGAGCCTGACCGGGCGTATTATATTCCGGCTTCCGGCAGAGGATGTTATTTTCTGGACAGGGAGAAATCAGACCGTTTTTTCCTTTTAAGCGGAATCTGGAAATTTGAATATTTTGAAAGTGTATACGATCTGCCGGAGAATTTTTGGAATGAGGGAGTAATCAGGGGAAAGGAGGCAGAGGTTCCTGCTGTATGGCAGAGCTATGGTGAAGATGAGAATCAGTATATCAATACCAGATATCCATTCCCCTTTGATCCGCCCTTTGTTCCAAGGGAAAATCCCTGCGGACTGTATGAAAGGAGCTTTGAATATAAAAGCTGCCCGGATGCACCGGAGGCATTTTTGAATTTTGAGGGTGTGGATTCCTGCTTTTATGTGTGGATCAACGGAACCTTTGTGGGATATTCTCAGGTATCCCATTCAACCAGTGAATTTCATATTACCCGGTATCTGAAGGAGGGGGATAACCGTCTGACAGTGCTGGTGTTAAAGTGGTGTGACGGAAGTTATCTGGAGGATCAGGACAAGTTCCGTATGAGCGGCATTTTCAGAGATGTGTATGTACTGAAACGTCCGAAGGAAGCGGTTCGGGATTATTTTATCCGGCCCTATATCCAGGGAAATTCAGCTGAGATTTCTGTAGAGCTGTCCTTTTACGGCGCCAACCGGCCGGAGGGGCTGATTCGTGTGCTGGATCCAGATGGAGAAGTGGTTTTAGAGCAGAACTGGAGCAGAGAAACAGAGGAAGACAGGATTTGTTTTTGTCTGGAAAACTGCCGGTTTTGGAATGCAGAGACGCCCTGGCTTTACACCATTGAGCTTCAGACCGAAAAGGAATGGATCACCGACCGCTTCGGCGTCCGGGAGATTTATGTGGACAATGGAGTGCTGTTTATCAATAAAACAGCCGTAAAATTCCATGGTGTAAACCGTCATGACAGTGATCCAGTTACAGGCTTTGCCATAAACAGGCAGCAGATGGAAACGGATCTGCGGCTGATGAAGGAGCACAATGTAAATGCCATCCGTACAAGCCATTATCCCAACAGTCCCCAGTATTACCACCTTTTTGATGAAATGGGATTTTATGTGATGGATGAAGCGGACAATGAGAGCCATGGCACAGATAAGGTATTTAAAAAGGTGGATGACTGGGATACCCATGTGAGGCAGTGGAATCGGTGGATTGCAGATAATCCGGCATACACGGAGGCCGTTTTGGACCGTACGAGACGCTGTGTGGAGCGGGATAAAAACCATGCCAGCGTATTGATCTGGTCTATGGGAAATGAAAGCGCTTACGGGTGTGCCTTTGAGGCAGCTATGGCCTGGACCAAAGAACGGGATGATACCAGACTGTGTCACTATGAAGGCGCAAGATATGTGCCGGATGTAAAGAAATATGATTTCAGCTCCATGGATATGTACAGCAGGATGTACCCGGATCAGGAGGAAATATGCAGGTATTTTGAAGAGCCGGACAGCCGGATTTTTTCAGAAAATCTGCCCTTTATGATGTGCGAATACTGCCATGCCATGGGAAATGGACCGGGAGATATGGAGGACTATTTTGAATTAATTCACAGATACGATGGAATGTGCGGCGGCTTTATCTGGGAGTGGTGCGACCATGCGGTAAAAACGAAGGAAGGCTTTCTCTATGGCGGGGATCATGGGGAAGAACTTCATGACGGAAACTTCTGTGTGGATGGTCTGGTGTCTCCGGATCGGATTCCCCATCCGGGCTTACGGGAATTTAAAAACGTATATCGTCCTGCCAGAATACAGAGTGTAGACTGGGAAAAGGGGCTGGTTGTTCTTAAAAACCATATGGATTTTACAGATCTTAAGGACTATGTGTATCTGAAATGGGAAGCCGTTCAGGACGGAAAAATCGTAGAGACAGGCATACAAAAGGAGCTGCCCTCCGTGCCGCCTCATGGAAGTGCAGCAGTGCAGTATACAGGCAGGCTTCCCGAAGGAGGCAGATGCTTTTTGAGAGTAAGATATCTGCTCAGATATCCGGTTTCCGGACTGAAGGAAGGCTGGGAGCTTGGCTTTGATGAGGCAGAGCTGCCGGAGGCTGTGTCCGAAAAAACAGAGATCTGCGGGAAAGAAAAATTACCGGAAACAGGCAGAGCTGCTCTTATACTGGATCAGACAGAACGGCGGATTACCGTAACAGGAAAGGACTTCACCTATGTATATGATACGTTCCTGGGAGTCTTTTCGGAGATTAAAAAGGGAGAAAAAGAATACCTTACCCATCCCATGGAGTACAATATCTGGCGAGCTCCTGCGGATAATGACCGCCGCATCCGTCTGGAATGGGAGAGAGCCGGTTATGACCGCACCAGGGTACGAACCTATTCAACGGAAGCACATTTGCTGAAAGACGGATCAGCAGAGCTTGTAACAGAGCTGTCTTTATCAGCGGTTCATATTCAGCGCATCTTAAATATTAAATCCAGATGGCAGATTCACACGGACGGGCAGATCCGGGTGGAGCTGAACGTAAAGAAGGATATGGAATTTCCGTTCCTTCCAAGGTTTGGCCTGCGTCTGTTTCTGGATAAGAGTTTCTGTCAGGTGCGTTACTGCGGAATGGGGCCGGAAGAAAGCTATCCGGATAAGCATCGGGCATCCTGGCACGGCATATTTGAGGGAAATGTACGAACCATGCACCGGCCTTATCTGAAGCCTCAGGAGTATGGCGCTCATTGGGACTGCAGCTGGTGCTCTCTCAGCGGAGAAGAGATGGGGCTTAAAGTCACATCCGGGGAGGCATTTATGTTCCAGGCATGTACCTATACACAGGAGGAGCTGTCCGGGAAGGCCCATGATTTTGAACTGGAGGAGGCAGACAGCACGATTCTCTGTCTGGATCACAGTCAGAGCGGTATCGGTTCAGGAAGCTGCGGTCCTCAGCTGCTGGAAAAATATCAGTTCAATGAACCGGAATTTTCCAGAACCTGGATTATAACACCGGGAAGGACAGAAGAATAA
- a CDS encoding MFS transporter, with protein sequence MKRTKWIAFLCFAFLMAGLGANDALRGIFAPVFQNRYDLSGSQLSLIVTISYEGNLLFLSIGGKLLDLFPRKNVAMAVTAVWAGAVLINLVTDSYMWILVSMFLALGASTLLNTTVNILTPAVFAGYAGLMVNVLFFIQGIGTSGSQFLLGRYAFHYEGWKWTNGILSGIAGLVMALFFFLKVPRQGEEKEQEKERIKKEPDSKVFWIFIAMMGCYFIGEHGIMNWLMSYCISAFSMEAASASASLSLFWAGMTAGRLIFAPVVQKMGAVRSMKLFGGIGTAMFCAGCILGEGGVWILGASGFALAILYPTMVLLIQQIYPSGTAATRTGVIISAATVADIVFNMLFGAVSSRWGYGISFMILPAAMAVFYGLYLKLAGILKQN encoded by the coding sequence ATGAAACGAACAAAATGGATTGCATTTCTATGCTTTGCTTTTTTAATGGCAGGACTTGGAGCAAATGACGCCCTTCGGGGAATTTTTGCCCCTGTATTTCAGAACAGGTATGATTTAAGCGGGAGCCAGCTGTCTCTGATTGTCACAATCAGCTATGAGGGAAATCTGCTGTTTTTAAGTATTGGAGGAAAGCTTCTGGATCTGTTTCCAAGAAAGAATGTGGCCATGGCTGTAACGGCAGTCTGGGCGGGAGCTGTTCTTATTAATCTGGTGACAGACAGCTATATGTGGATTTTGGTTTCCATGTTTCTTGCTTTGGGAGCATCCACTCTTTTAAACACCACCGTGAACATATTGACTCCGGCTGTGTTTGCCGGCTATGCGGGACTTATGGTAAATGTGCTTTTTTTTATTCAGGGTATAGGAACCAGCGGAAGCCAGTTTTTGCTGGGAAGATATGCCTTTCACTATGAGGGCTGGAAATGGACGAACGGCATTCTTTCAGGAATCGCCGGTCTGGTAATGGCACTGTTTTTCTTTTTAAAGGTGCCCAGACAGGGGGAAGAGAAGGAGCAGGAAAAGGAAAGAATTAAAAAGGAGCCGGATTCAAAGGTATTCTGGATTTTTATTGCCATGATGGGCTGTTATTTTATCGGTGAACATGGCATAATGAACTGGCTGATGTCATACTGTATTTCTGCATTTTCCATGGAAGCTGCCAGTGCTTCTGCAAGCCTGTCCCTGTTCTGGGCCGGTATGACAGCCGGACGTCTGATTTTCGCTCCTGTGGTTCAGAAAATGGGAGCAGTAAGAAGTATGAAGCTCTTTGGAGGCATTGGAACAGCTATGTTCTGTGCAGGCTGTATTCTGGGAGAGGGCGGTGTATGGATTCTGGGAGCATCGGGATTCGCACTGGCAATTCTGTATCCGACCATGGTGCTTCTGATCCAGCAGATTTACCCGTCCGGCACAGCGGCTACCCGCACAGGTGTTATTATCAGTGCGGCTACAGTGGCAGATATTGTATTTAATATGCTCTTCGGCGCAGTTTCATCCAGATGGGGCTATGGTATCAGTTTTATGATACTTCCCGCAGCTATGGCTGTTTTTTATGGCCTGTACCTGAAGCTTGCAGGTATTTTAAAGCAGAACTGA
- a CDS encoding alpha-mannosidase: protein MDVMRNRIRPVLDSLRQWRYSLKEELTEVEIRPGDYHFSETLNQDQIRDGWMPFGSCETWGGRDRHFWFRTRVVIKREWEGKEVRVTLNTGADDIWNTDNPQIMAYKDGILAGTMDMNHQDLILTEKAQERGRFELVFYAYSNSENPTNFFHLTAAVYDREIAGLYYDLKVPFEAAELLSEENLDRIEVMKFLNTAISGLDLRKPGSEEFFRSVKEVREYVKKNLPKICRSQRVTVHSIGHTHIDVAWKWPLRQTRQKAVRSFRTVLNLMEQYPEYKFMSSQPQLYEFVREEAPELFEKIREKIQEGRWEAEGGMWLEPDCNLASGESLIRHILYGKRFFEKELGAKKQEVLWLPDVFGYSAAMPQIMKKAGLSYFMTTKLGWNEYNVFPYDTFMWKGIDGSQVLTHLITTRNYLPGCSLKDMPNGSTTYNGLQNPSQIKGTWQRYQNKETSSDVLTCYGYGDGGGGPTEEMLEQSRRMEEGVAGVPRVHQTFAKDFFHILEDNMDRKCLPSWCGELYLEFHRGTYTSQAKNKKYNRACEFLMGDAEFYSVLAKVMGAKYEYPAKDLEKNWKLLLINQFHDILPGSSIKDVYEDSAVQYEEIIQSAGRIVNESQSAVLSVLEEENKKECLAVFNPLSFGRTSVAELSGEEAVMAEEYRNGSCPENISVQKTPDGSTLFLIKDAPSKGIGVYEYSSSVRAEEEPVITSLMTDERGWPVSFDTPFFHMEFDGQGEICGIRDLREDRELLKKGAVGNELLVYEDRPMEFDAWNIDAGYREKKWKFGGVMEFYLEENGPVRGCLFIRRRFMDSVLEQKICFYPHTSRIDFKTKADWNESQLLLRTSFPLDIQSSEADFEIQFGNVKRPVHKNTTWDQARFEVCAHKWMDLSEYGYGAAILNDCKYGCDIHDSVMSLTLIKSGIFPDPQADQGLHEFTYSLYPHRGDFRRGGVIREAYDLNCPLIIQRENGIKTESWSFLRIAEENIFTDTVKKAEEGDDLIIRLYEAYGMRTRVHLELPLLPDFEAAVCDLMEQTDLKTISFVPETELCRKGQTLEFEMKPYEIFSIRLTPKVCTGK from the coding sequence ATGGATGTAATGAGAAACAGAATACGACCGGTTTTAGACAGCCTGAGACAGTGGCGCTACTCTCTGAAGGAGGAGCTGACAGAGGTAGAGATCCGTCCGGGAGACTACCATTTTTCAGAAACCCTTAATCAGGATCAGATAAGGGATGGATGGATGCCTTTTGGAAGCTGTGAAACCTGGGGCGGAAGGGACCGGCATTTCTGGTTCAGGACAAGAGTTGTTATAAAGAGGGAATGGGAAGGGAAAGAAGTCCGTGTAACCTTAAATACAGGCGCAGATGATATCTGGAACACGGATAATCCTCAGATTATGGCATATAAGGATGGAATTCTCGCAGGGACTATGGATATGAATCATCAGGATCTGATTCTCACAGAGAAGGCTCAGGAGAGAGGGAGATTTGAACTGGTGTTTTATGCCTATTCCAACAGCGAAAATCCTACAAACTTTTTCCATCTTACGGCTGCTGTCTATGACAGGGAAATCGCAGGCCTGTATTATGATCTGAAGGTTCCTTTTGAGGCAGCAGAGCTTCTTTCCGAGGAGAATCTGGACCGGATTGAAGTTATGAAATTTTTAAATACTGCCATTTCAGGCCTTGATTTAAGAAAGCCGGGATCAGAAGAATTTTTCCGGTCTGTAAAAGAGGTGCGGGAGTATGTGAAAAAGAATCTGCCGAAAATCTGCCGCAGCCAGCGGGTAACGGTCCATTCGATCGGTCATACCCATATTGATGTGGCATGGAAATGGCCCTTGAGACAGACCAGACAGAAGGCAGTGCGCAGCTTCCGGACGGTTCTGAACCTGATGGAGCAGTATCCGGAGTATAAGTTTATGTCCAGCCAGCCCCAGCTTTATGAATTTGTAAGGGAAGAGGCTCCGGAGCTGTTTGAGAAAATCCGGGAAAAGATACAGGAGGGGCGTTGGGAGGCCGAAGGAGGAATGTGGCTGGAGCCGGACTGCAATCTGGCGTCCGGCGAGTCGCTGATCCGCCATATTCTCTATGGGAAACGTTTTTTTGAAAAAGAGCTGGGGGCGAAAAAGCAGGAGGTGCTCTGGCTGCCGGATGTATTTGGATACAGTGCAGCCATGCCTCAGATTATGAAAAAAGCAGGTCTTTCCTATTTTATGACTACCAAGCTGGGATGGAATGAGTATAATGTTTTTCCTTATGATACGTTTATGTGGAAAGGGATTGATGGAAGCCAGGTTCTGACTCATCTGATTACGACCAGAAATTATCTTCCCGGATGCAGCCTTAAGGATATGCCAAATGGAAGCACCACCTACAATGGACTGCAGAACCCCAGTCAGATAAAGGGAACCTGGCAGAGATATCAGAATAAGGAAACCAGCAGTGATGTTCTGACCTGTTATGGCTATGGCGACGGAGGCGGAGGCCCTACAGAGGAGATGCTGGAGCAGAGCCGCAGAATGGAGGAGGGGGTCGCGGGTGTACCTCGTGTACACCAGACCTTTGCAAAGGACTTCTTCCATATTTTGGAAGATAATATGGACCGGAAATGTCTTCCCTCCTGGTGCGGAGAGCTGTATCTGGAGTTTCATCGGGGAACCTATACCTCTCAGGCAAAAAATAAGAAGTATAATCGAGCCTGCGAATTTTTGATGGGTGATGCGGAATTTTATTCTGTTTTGGCAAAGGTAATGGGAGCGAAATATGAGTATCCTGCAAAAGACCTGGAAAAAAACTGGAAGCTTCTGCTTATAAATCAGTTTCATGATATTCTGCCCGGTTCATCCATAAAGGATGTGTATGAGGATTCCGCTGTTCAGTATGAGGAAATCATTCAGTCAGCCGGAAGAATTGTAAACGAATCCCAGTCCGCTGTTCTGTCCGTGTTAGAAGAAGAGAATAAAAAAGAATGTCTGGCTGTCTTTAATCCCTTAAGCTTTGGACGGACCTCTGTTGCAGAGCTTTCAGGTGAAGAGGCTGTTATGGCAGAGGAATACCGAAACGGGAGCTGCCCGGAGAACATCAGCGTACAGAAAACGCCGGACGGCAGCACATTATTCCTGATAAAAGACGCGCCTTCTAAGGGAATCGGAGTATATGAATATTCATCTTCCGTCAGGGCGGAAGAAGAGCCGGTGATCACCAGCCTGATGACAGATGAACGAGGCTGGCCCGTAAGCTTTGATACGCCATTTTTCCATATGGAATTTGACGGTCAGGGGGAAATCTGCGGTATACGAGATCTGAGAGAGGACAGAGAGCTGCTTAAAAAAGGTGCTGTTGGAAATGAACTTCTGGTATATGAGGATCGCCCCATGGAGTTTGATGCTTGGAATATTGATGCAGGATACAGGGAAAAGAAATGGAAATTCGGAGGTGTCATGGAATTTTATCTGGAGGAAAATGGCCCTGTAAGAGGCTGCCTTTTTATCCGCCGCCGTTTCATGGATTCCGTTCTGGAACAGAAGATCTGCTTTTATCCCCATACCTCCAGAATTGATTTTAAGACAAAGGCAGACTGGAATGAAAGCCAGCTCCTTTTAAGAACCTCCTTCCCTCTTGATATACAGAGCAGTGAAGCAGATTTTGAAATTCAGTTTGGAAATGTGAAGCGCCCGGTTCACAAAAATACCACCTGGGATCAGGCACGCTTTGAGGTATGCGCCCACAAGTGGATGGATCTGTCCGAATATGGCTATGGAGCTGCAATCTTAAATGACTGTAAATACGGCTGTGACATTCATGATTCAGTGATGAGCCTGACTCTGATTAAATCCGGCATATTCCCGGATCCTCAGGCAGATCAGGGTCTCCATGAGTTTACATACTCCCTTTATCCACACAGAGGCGATTTCAGGAGAGGAGGGGTAATCCGGGAGGCATATGACTTAAATTGTCCTCTGATAATACAGAGAGAAAACGGAATAAAAACAGAAAGCTGGTCCTTCTTACGGATTGCCGAAGAAAACATTTTTACAGATACGGTAAAGAAGGCTGAGGAGGGGGATGACCTGATTATCCGCCTGTATGAGGCTTATGGAATGCGTACCAGAGTGCATCTGGAGCTTCCTTTACTTCCTGATTTTGAGGCAGCCGTCTGTGATCTGATGGAACAGACCGATTTAAAGACAATCTCATTTGTTCCGGAGACAGAGCTGTGCCGGAAGGGGCAGACGCTGGAATTTGAGATGAAACCATATGAGATTTTTTCCATCCGCCTTACACCGAAGGTTTGTACCGGAAAATAG
- a CDS encoding ABC transporter substrate-binding protein → MKKRSARALAGVLTLTLSMAAALTACGGSDSAKKGEETAAESSGPITGQTLSVMLSEEPGEQDALGNALNHWAEESGNTIKKIIISHDDMRSKFPAMAKNKDLPDIVSTTFLHQIYPDEFVNMEDVVDLSRFNQSALNIVGKSYSSDAITGITEQFTTTCVFYNKDAFAAAGIEAPTQENPWTWEQLYENAAVLQEKGGVKYGFAADVSRARYDILMYGNGGSLVEKDGDSFKVTVNSPENVATLERFVQANNEVMPKAIWAGGTTDNPVEYFKNGDAAILLSGSWNYNTFTNDISKFEFGVMPSPKGSECQSAIIGGAALAIPQNGKNTELAKQFVQWLFEEEHYKEYLQLHKGLSVMNDVAYEPETDKAKEEFALMQAETDFVTDTFMTDESSSWRNYKDNEYRDALKRAVSGEITAKEALDGFAKQLSEASGWSMAY, encoded by the coding sequence ATGAAAAAGAGATCAGCAAGAGCATTGGCAGGCGTTCTGACTCTGACTCTGTCTATGGCAGCAGCACTGACAGCCTGCGGTGGTTCTGATTCAGCAAAAAAGGGAGAAGAAACAGCAGCAGAAAGTTCAGGCCCTATTACAGGACAGACTCTTTCCGTAATGCTTTCTGAGGAGCCGGGAGAGCAGGATGCTCTTGGAAATGCTTTAAACCACTGGGCAGAGGAAAGCGGAAATACCATTAAAAAGATTATCATTTCCCATGATGATATGAGAAGCAAGTTCCCGGCTATGGCTAAGAATAAAGACCTTCCGGATATTGTTTCCACTACCTTCCTTCATCAGATTTATCCAGATGAGTTCGTAAACATGGAGGATGTGGTAGATCTTTCCAGATTTAATCAGTCCGCACTTAATATTGTAGGAAAATCCTATTCTTCGGATGCGATTACAGGTATCACAGAGCAGTTTACAACAACCTGTGTTTTCTATAACAAGGATGCATTTGCTGCAGCAGGCATTGAGGCTCCCACACAGGAGAATCCATGGACATGGGAACAGCTGTATGAAAATGCGGCAGTGCTTCAGGAAAAGGGTGGCGTAAAGTACGGCTTTGCTGCTGATGTATCAAGAGCACGTTACGATATCCTGATGTACGGAAACGGCGGTTCTCTGGTAGAAAAGGATGGGGACAGCTTTAAGGTAACTGTAAACAGTCCTGAGAACGTAGCAACCCTGGAGCGTTTTGTTCAGGCTAACAATGAAGTAATGCCAAAGGCAATCTGGGCAGGAGGTACCACAGATAACCCGGTTGAGTATTTCAAGAATGGAGATGCAGCTATCCTGTTATCCGGCTCCTGGAATTACAACACCTTTACAAATGATATTTCCAAATTCGAATTTGGCGTAATGCCTTCACCAAAGGGAAGCGAGTGCCAGTCCGCAATCATCGGCGGTGCAGCTCTTGCAATTCCTCAGAACGGAAAGAATACTGAGCTGGCAAAGCAGTTCGTACAGTGGCTTTTCGAGGAGGAGCATTACAAAGAGTATCTGCAGCTTCACAAGGGTCTGTCTGTTATGAACGATGTTGCTTATGAGCCTGAGACAGACAAGGCGAAGGAAGAGTTTGCATTAATGCAGGCTGAGACTGATTTTGTTACAGATACATTTATGACAGATGAGAGCTCTTCCTGGAGAAATTATAAGGATAATGAGTACAGAGATGCATTAAAGCGCGCAGTATCCGGAGAGATCACAGCAAAAGAGGCACTGGACGGATTTGCAAAGCAGCTGTCTGAGGCTTCTGGCTGGAGCATGGCATACTAA
- a CDS encoding glycoside hydrolase family 88/105 protein, whose product MKYTATDIDRYIDLYLNSFEKVLYEEDSQFMEGMKTRSLAGDDIRRYQFWEWTQGVGLYGVWKLYKETKDERYMNILTSYYERQLKIGLPAKNVNTVTPLLAMSFVAEETDNGRYMEVCREWARWIYADFPRTKEGGLQHITSDTLNEGELWDDTLFMTVLFLANMGRILGEKKYQDEAEYQFLLHIKYLTDRKTGLWYHGWSFKEESHFAAAFWGRGNCWITAAIPEFLALCPCSPSVEKLLKETWKRQAEALIQYQEPTGMWHTLIDDKTSYVEASATCGFAYGILKGAELGLAEADWAAGALKALEPIMEYTDETGVVNQVSYGTPMGRKTKDFYKEIELKPMPYGQALAMLFFMECRKHMND is encoded by the coding sequence ATGAAATACACAGCAACGGATATTGACCGTTACATTGATCTGTATCTTAACAGCTTTGAAAAGGTTCTTTACGAGGAGGATTCCCAGTTTATGGAGGGAATGAAGACAAGGAGCCTTGCCGGAGATGATATCAGAAGGTACCAGTTTTGGGAGTGGACTCAGGGCGTAGGCCTTTACGGAGTATGGAAGCTTTATAAAGAAACAAAGGATGAGCGGTATATGAACATCCTGACTTCCTACTATGAAAGACAGTTAAAGATCGGGCTTCCCGCCAAGAATGTAAATACGGTAACTCCTCTTTTAGCCATGTCCTTTGTGGCAGAGGAAACAGACAATGGACGCTACATGGAGGTCTGCCGGGAATGGGCCAGATGGATTTACGCTGATTTTCCAAGAACAAAGGAAGGCGGACTGCAGCACATTACCTCAGATACCTTAAATGAGGGAGAGCTGTGGGATGATACACTGTTTATGACCGTTCTTTTCCTTGCGAATATGGGCCGAATTCTGGGAGAAAAGAAATATCAGGACGAGGCGGAATATCAGTTTCTGCTTCATATCAAATATCTTACAGACCGTAAAACGGGCCTCTGGTATCACGGCTGGTCCTTTAAGGAAGAGAGCCATTTTGCTGCAGCCTTCTGGGGAAGAGGGAACTGCTGGATTACAGCAGCGATTCCGGAATTTTTGGCACTGTGTCCCTGCAGTCCAAGTGTGGAAAAGCTTTTAAAAGAAACCTGGAAGCGTCAGGCAGAAGCGCTGATTCAGTATCAGGAACCCACAGGAATGTGGCATACTCTGATTGATGATAAGACCTCCTATGTAGAAGCCAGTGCTACCTGTGGTTTTGCATATGGTATTTTAAAGGGGGCAGAACTGGGACTGGCGGAAGCAGACTGGGCTGCAGGCGCTCTTAAGGCGCTTGAGCCTATTATGGAATATACCGATGAGACGGGCGTTGTAAATCAGGTATCCTACGGAACCCCAATGGGACGAAAGACAAAGGATTTCTACAAAGAGATTGAGCTTAAGCCCATGCCTTACGGACAGGCTCTGGCCATGCTGTTCTTTATGGAATGCAGAAAGCACATGAATGATTAA